A window from Salarias fasciatus chromosome 11, fSalaFa1.1, whole genome shotgun sequence encodes these proteins:
- the pik3r4 gene encoding phosphoinositide 3-kinase regulatory subunit 4 encodes MGNQLAGIAPSQILSVDSYFSDIHDHEYDKSLGSTRFFKVARAKHREGLVVVKVFAIQDPSLPLSSYKQELEELKIRLHSCQNCLPFQKTSLSDKAAILFRQYVRDNLYDRISTRPFLNNVEKRWLAFQILNAVDQAHKAGVRHGDIKTENVMVTSWNWVLLTDFASFKPTYLPEDNPADFNYFFDTSRRRTCYIAPERFVDGSMFATENDQNTPLVDLSSNNQRSRGELRQAMDIFSAGCVIAELFTEGVPLFDLSQLLAYRKGNFQTEQVLTKIEDQSIRELVAQMVQREPEKRLTAEEYLKQQRGRGFPDIFYTFLQPYMAQFSKETFQSADQRVLVIRKDLDNILHNLRGGSSSSSSQDGVEGSVSSREEQGLLVLVSVITSCLQTLHSCDSKLAALELVLHLAPRLAVDILLDRITPYLLHFCSDPVPRVRAQAVRTLAKVLALVKEVPRNDVNIYPEYILPGIAHLAQDDATIVRLAYAENIAHLAESALRFLELVQENNVNTEQELSGEDAEETLHPNENYDSELQALHEMVQQKVVTLLSDSENIVKQSLMENGITRLCVFFGRQKANDVLLSHMITFLNDKNDWHLRGAFFDSIVGVAAYVGWQSSSILKPLLQQGLSDTEEFVIYKALNALTCMCQLGLLQKPHIYEFVSDISPFLCHPNLWIRYGAVGFITVVAQHLNVADVYCKLMPHLNAFISQPIIQIDKELVLLSVLKEPVSRSIFDYALRSKDISSLFRHLLLRQKKRAGSIPECPAPDDPAIAQLLKKLLSQGMTEAEEDKLLALKDFMLKSNKAKANMGEQNQLGEAAQTGVIDLAMLGITGRQVDLVKPKNEAEDKRARKHTKQDSTMNEEWKSMFGSQEPPSSQPATVTDGPVPQVRKSAAVPAVPALQSVGGGPTYQRRMNTCKAELQQLVQQKREQCSAERMAKQMMESAEWESRPPPPGWHPKGLLVAHLHEHKAAVNRIRVSDEHNIFATASNDGTVKVWDSQKMEGKTTTTRSVLTYSRIGGHVKTLTFCPGSHYLAVASDAGSIQLLAVEANKPPKSPKVQPFQTRTLDPQEDGCAVDIHHFNSGPQSVLAYATVNGSLVGWDLRSNSNAWTLRHDLRLGLITSFSVDMHQCWLCLGTSSGTMACWDMRFQLPISNHSHPARARIRRLLMHPLYQSSVIAAVQGNNEVSMWDMETGDRKFTLWASSAPPLSEMQPSPHSVNGIYCSPADGNPLLLTAGSDMRIRFWDLAYPERSYIVAGGANDSLHCPSVLYSRKIIEGTEVIQEIHSKQKSGVVEDSPRRGPESLPVGHHDIVTDIATFQTTQGFIVTSSRDGIVKVWK; translated from the exons ATGGGGAACCAGCTGGCGGGCATCGCCCCGTCTCAGATCCTCTCCGTGGACAGTTACTTCTCAGACATCCATGATCACGAGTATGACAAGAGTCTGGGCAGCACGAGGTTCTTCAAGGTGGCACGGGCCAAACACCGCGAGGGTCTGGTGGTGGTCAAAGTGTTTGCCATCCAGGACCCGTCGCTGCCGCTCAGCAGCTacaagcaggagctggaggagctgaagatcCGGCTGCACTCCTGCCAGAACTGCCTGCCGTTCCAGAAGACCTCGCTCAGTGACAAGGCCGCCATCCTGTTCCGCCAGTATGTGCGTGACAACCTGTACGACCGTATCAGCACGCGGCCCTTCCTCAATAACGTGGAGAAGCGCTGGCTCGCTTTCCAGATCCTCAACGCCGTCGACCAGGCGCATAAGGCCGGCGTGCGTCACGGCGACATCAAGACTGAGAACGTAATGGTGACCAGCTGGAACTGGGTGCTGCTCACCGACTTCGCCAGCTTCAAGCCCACGTACCTGCCCGAGGACAATCCCGCCGACTTCAACTACTTCTTCGACACGTCGCGGCGCCGCACCTGCTACATCGCGCCCGAGAGGTTTGTGGACGGCAGCATGTTCGCCACCGAGAACGACCAGAACACGCCGCTGGTGGACCTGAGCAGCAACAACCAGAGGAGCCGAGGAGAACTCCGGCAAGCCATGGACATCTTCTCTGCAG ggtgtgTGATTGCTGAGTTGTTCAcagaaggagttcctctcttcgaTCTTTCTCAGCTGCTCGCTTACCGAAAAGGAAACTTCCAGACAGAGCAGGTCCTCACAAAGATAGAAGACCAGAGCATCCGGGagctg GTTGCTCAGATGGTCCAGAGAGAACCGGAGAAGCGTCTGACGGCTGAGGAGTACCTGAAGCAGcagcgggggcggggcttccccGACATCTTCTACACCTTCCTGCAGCCATACATGGCTCAGTTCTCCAAGGAGACGTTCCAGAGCGCAGACCAGCGCGTGCTCGTGATCCGCAAAGATCTGGACAACATCCTGCACAACCTGCGGGGAG gctcctcctcctcctcctctcaggatGGCGTTGAGGGTTCTGTGAGCTCGCGGGAGGAGCAGGGcctgctggttctggtctcGGTCATCACGTCCTGCCTGCAGACGCTCCACTCCTGCGACTCCAAGCTCGCGGCCCTGGAGCTGGTCCTGCACCTGGCGCCGCGGCTGGCCGTGGACATCCTGCTGGACCGCATCACGCCGTACCTGCTGCACTTCTGCAGCGACCCCGTTCCGCGCGTGCGCGCTCAGGCCGTGCGCACGCTCGCCAAGGTGCTGGCTCTGGTGAAGGAGGTACCGAGGAACGACGTCAACATCTACCCAGAGTACATCCTGCCGGGCATCGCCCATCTGGCCCAGGACGACGCCACCATCGTGCGGCTGGCGTACGCag AGAACATCGCCCACCTGGCCGAGAGCGCGCTGCGCTTCCTGGAGCTGGTTCAAGAGAACAACGTGAACACTGAGCAGGAACTGAGCGGAGAGGACGCCGAGGAGACGCTGCACCCCAACGAGAACTACGACTCTG agcTGCAGGCTCTTCATGAGATGGTGCAGCAGAAGGTCGTGACCTTGCTGAGCGACTCCGAGAACATCGTCAAACAGTCCCTGATGGAGAACGGCATCACGCGGCTCTGCGTGTTCTTCGGCCGGCAGAAAGCCAACGACGTGCTGCTGTCGCACATGATCACCTTCCTCAACGACAAGAACGATTGGCACCTGCGGGGGGCCTTCTTCGACAGCATCGTGG GCGTGGCCGCGTACGTGGGCTGGCAGAGCTCGTCCATCTTGAAgcccctcctccagcagggtcTGAGCGACACTGAGGAGTTCGTCATCTACAAAGCTCTGAACGCGCTGACCTGCATGTGCCAGCTGGGTCTGCTGCAGAAACCTCACATCTACGAGTTCGTCAGCGACAtct CTCCGTTCCTCTGTCATCCCAACCTGTGGATCCGGTACGGAGCCGTGGGCTTCATCACCGTGGTCGCTCAGCACCTGAACGTGGCCGACGTCTACTGCAAGCTCATGCCTCACCTCAACGCCTTCATCAGCCAGCCCATCATCCAG aTCGATAAGGAGCTGGTTCTGCTCAGCGTTCTGAAGGAGCCAGTCAGTCGCTCCATCTTTGACTACGCTCTTCGATCCAAAGACATCAGCAGCCTCTTCAGACATCTGCTGCTGCGCCAGAAGAAACGAGCCGGATCAATCCCAGAATGCCCTGCGCCGGACGACCCGGCTATCGCTCAGCTGCTCAAAAAGCTACTGtcacag GGGATGACAGAGGCTGAGGAGGACAAACTCCTGGCTCTCAAAGACTTCATGCTGAAGTCTAACAAGGCCAAAGCCAACATGGGAGAGCAGAACCAGCTGGGAGAGGCGGCGCAGACGGGAGTCATCGACCTCGCCATGCTCGGCATCACCGGCCGCCAGGTGGACCTGGTCAAGCCCAAGAACGAGGCCGAAGACAAGCGAG CGAGGAAGCACACCAAGCAGGACTCCACCATGAACGAGGAGTGGAAGAGCATGTTTGGATCCCAGGAACCGCCGTCCTCTCAGCCCGCCACG GTCACCGACGGGCCGGTGCCTCAGGTCAGGAAGAGTGCGGCGGTCCCGGCGGTTCCCGCGCTGCAGTCAGTGGGCGGCGGTCCCACCTACCAACGCCGCATGAACACCTGCaaggcagagctgcagcagctggtgcaGCAGAAGAGGGAGCAGTGCAGCGCCGAGCGCATGGCCAAGCAGATGATGGAGAGCGCCGAGTGGGAGAGCCGCCCACCACCGCCAG GATGGCATCCCAAAGGTTTGCTGGTCGCTCACCTCCACGAACACAAAGCTGCTGTGAACCGAATCCGAGTCTCAGACGAGCACAACATCTTCGCCACGGCGTCCAATGACGGCACCGTCAAAGTGTGGGACAGTCAAAAGATGGAGGGCaagaccaccaccaccag GTCGGTGCTGACGTACTCTCGTATCGGAGGACACGTGAAGACTCTGACCTTCTGTCCGGGCTCGCACTACCTAGCCGTGGCCTCAGACGCTGGATCCATCCAGCTGCTGGCAGTCGAAGCCAATAAACCGCCAAAGTCGCCCAAAGTGCAGCCGTTCCAGACCAG GACTTTGGACCCACAGGAGGACGGCTGTGCGGTGGACATTCATCACTTTAACTCGGGCCCCCAGTCCGTGCTGGCGTACGCCACCGTCAACGGGTCTCTGGTGGGCTGGGACCTTCGCTCCAACTCCAACGCCTGGACTTTACGCCACGATCTCCGGCTGGGACTGATCACGTCCTTCAGCGTGGACATGCACCAGTGCTGGCTGTGTCTCG GTACCAGCAGTGGCACCATGGCATGCTGGGATATGCGCTTCCAGCTGCCCATCTCCAACCACTCCCACCCGGCCCGGGCTCGGATCAGACGACTGCTGATGCACCCGCTCTACCAGTCCTCTGTTATCGCAG CTGTGCAGGGAAATAACGAGGTGTCCATGTGGGACATGGAGACCGGAGACCGCAAGTTCACCCTGTGGGCAAGttcagcgcctcctctgtcagAGATGCAG CCGTCTCCTCACAGTGTGAATGGGATCTACTGCAGTCCTGCTGACGGGAATCCACTGCTGCTGACCGCAGGCTCCGACATGAGGATCAG GTTTTGGGATCTGGCCTATCCAGAGAGGTCGTACATTGTAGCAGGCGGAGCCAACGACTCGCTGCACTGTCCTTCTGTCCTGTACAGCCGCAAGATCATCGAAGGAACTGAGGTCAtccag GAGATCCACAGTAAACAGAAGAGCGGTGTGGTGGAGGACTCTCCTCGCCGCGGTCCAGAATCGCTCCCTGTGGGACACCACGACATCGTCACAGACATCGCCACCTTCCAGACCACGCAGGGCTTCATCGTCACGTCGTCCAGAGACGGCATCGTCAAGGTCTGGAAGTGA